From Halotia branconii CENA392, the proteins below share one genomic window:
- a CDS encoding DDE transposase family protein, with protein MENTQDLYIIKRPTGHCEIIPSKQVGNDNLEIIEQWGPFTSEEEAIARRVGLIRAGKCQPV; from the coding sequence ATGGAAAACACACAAGACTTGTATATTATCAAGCGTCCTACTGGACATTGCGAAATTATCCCCAGCAAACAAGTTGGGAACGATAATCTAGAAATTATAGAGCAATGGGGGCCTTTTACTTCAGAAGAAGAAGCGATCGCTCGCCGCGTAGGATTAATTAGGGCTGGTAAATGCCAACCCGTCTAA
- a CDS encoding MarR family winged helix-turn-helix transcriptional regulator, with translation MSSKINQLAQLKKVPTTCTCFHLRKASRVVTQIFDEVLQPSGLLVNQFTLLVAINLAGSVTITHLAQELVMDRTTLTRNLKPLERQEFIQIQPGQDQRMRIVSLTEQGQAVLTKALPLWEQAQSRIIEQLGQEQWNVLLSGLSQTVSLLRNS, from the coding sequence ATGTCAAGCAAAATCAATCAATTAGCTCAACTCAAAAAAGTCCCAACTACCTGTACTTGCTTTCATTTACGCAAAGCATCTCGCGTAGTTACCCAAATTTTCGATGAGGTGTTGCAACCAAGCGGGCTGTTAGTGAATCAGTTTACTTTGCTAGTTGCGATCAATTTAGCTGGGTCGGTAACAATCACGCACTTAGCCCAAGAATTAGTTATGGATAGAACCACCTTGACACGTAACCTCAAACCACTAGAAAGACAAGAATTTATTCAAATTCAGCCAGGTCAAGATCAGCGGATGCGAATTGTCAGTTTAACAGAGCAAGGACAGGCAGTTTTGACCAAAGCGCTACCTTTATGGGAGCAAGCCCAAAGTCGAATTATAGAGCAATTAGGACAAGAACAGTGGAATGTATTGCTATCTGGGTTGTCTCAAACAGTATCTTTGCTTCGTAATAGCTAA
- a CDS encoding SCP2 sterol-binding domain-containing protein — protein MSKFDNHPTVKQLRERDAWNNLPVSPIDADWLRQLCLDMGADDVGFVEINRPEIVDQHQDILAAFPPTKTLVSFVCRMNRENVRSPARSVANVEFHTTGDEVNQIAREIVATLEQKGIRALNPAMGFPMEMDRFPGKIWVVSHKPVAVAAGLGHMGIHRNVIHPKFGNFILLGTILIDAEVTAYNKPIDYNPCLECKLCVVACPVGAIGTDGHFNFSACYTHNYREFMGGFTDWVENIAESKSDREYRQKVNDSESASMWQSLAFKSNYKAAYCVAACPAGEDVIGQFLRDQKGFVQEIVKPLQDKAETIYVVPGSDAQDHVKKRFPHKQIKQIGNGIRPSSIQGFLFGLPLLFQRDQSKGLNATYHFTFFGAEKHQVTVIIQNKTIQVQNNHIGTANIHIIADSDTWLRFLAKEQNIIWAIVRRKIQIKGSLKLLQAFGKCFPS, from the coding sequence ATGTCTAAATTTGACAATCATCCAACAGTTAAACAGCTACGTGAGCGAGATGCCTGGAATAATTTACCCGTTTCACCTATAGATGCTGATTGGCTACGTCAGCTATGTTTAGATATGGGCGCAGATGACGTTGGTTTTGTGGAGATTAATAGACCAGAGATAGTCGACCAGCACCAGGATATTCTTGCTGCTTTTCCACCAACAAAAACCTTAGTGAGTTTTGTCTGTCGGATGAACCGCGAGAATGTGCGTTCTCCAGCGCGGTCAGTTGCCAACGTGGAATTTCATACTACAGGGGATGAGGTTAACCAGATTGCTCGTGAGATTGTAGCAACTCTGGAGCAAAAAGGTATCCGAGCTTTAAATCCAGCAATGGGTTTTCCGATGGAAATGGATCGCTTTCCTGGCAAAATTTGGGTTGTTTCCCATAAACCTGTAGCAGTAGCAGCAGGATTGGGTCACATGGGGATTCATCGCAACGTTATTCATCCCAAATTTGGCAACTTCATTTTACTAGGGACAATTTTGATAGACGCTGAAGTGACGGCATATAACAAACCAATTGACTATAACCCCTGCTTAGAATGTAAGCTGTGCGTAGTAGCTTGCCCAGTGGGAGCCATTGGTACAGATGGTCACTTTAACTTTTCTGCCTGTTATACCCATAACTATCGAGAATTTATGGGAGGATTCACAGATTGGGTAGAAAATATTGCTGAAAGTAAAAGCGATCGCGAATATCGCCAGAAAGTGAATGATTCAGAATCAGCATCAATGTGGCAAAGTCTGGCTTTCAAATCAAATTACAAAGCAGCATATTGTGTGGCTGCTTGTCCAGCAGGAGAAGATGTAATTGGTCAATTTTTGAGAGATCAGAAAGGGTTTGTACAGGAAATAGTTAAACCCTTACAAGATAAAGCAGAAACTATTTATGTTGTTCCTGGTTCTGATGCTCAAGACCATGTAAAAAAAAGGTTTCCTCACAAGCAAATTAAGCAAATTGGTAATGGTATTCGCCCTTCTTCCATTCAGGGGTTTTTATTCGGATTACCTTTATTATTTCAACGCGATCAATCAAAAGGCTTAAATGCTACTTATCACTTCACATTCTTTGGTGCAGAGAAACATCAGGTCACAGTGATTATTCAAAATAAAACAATTCAAGTACAAAATAATCATATTGGTACAGCCAATATTCATATTATTGCCGATAGTGACACTTGGTTACGTTTTTTAGCTAAAGAACAGAATATTATTTGGGCAATAGTGCGAAGAAAAATTCAGATTAAGGGATCACTGAAATTACTCCAGGCTTTTGGTAAGTGCTTTCCTTCATAA
- the pyrF gene encoding orotidine-5'-phosphate decarboxylase: protein MNAEQQIIVALDVPDLASAIALVEQLPQVHFWKVGLELFTSSGPAILEVLKSRQKRIFLDLKFHDIPNTVAGACRAAASYGVDLLTIHATAGRDALKAATEAVQIGAAQAGVKPPKLIAISLLTSISSRQLAFDLKIPLELPEYALEMALMAQEMGLDGAVCSPQEVAQLRQTCKDDFLLVCPGVRPTWAEKGDQKRSLTPAQAIQAGANYLVIGRPITAAAEPELAWRRISQELTTVA from the coding sequence ATGAATGCAGAACAACAAATTATTGTGGCTTTGGATGTGCCAGATTTGGCAAGTGCGATCGCTCTTGTCGAGCAACTACCGCAAGTACATTTCTGGAAAGTAGGCTTAGAATTATTTACCAGTTCTGGCCCCGCAATTTTGGAAGTACTAAAGTCGCGGCAAAAGCGCATCTTTCTCGATTTAAAGTTTCATGATATTCCTAATACCGTTGCCGGTGCTTGTCGTGCCGCAGCTAGTTATGGGGTAGATTTGCTGACAATACATGCTACTGCTGGTAGAGATGCCCTGAAAGCTGCAACAGAAGCTGTACAGATTGGGGCAGCCCAAGCGGGTGTAAAACCACCTAAATTAATCGCTATTAGCTTGCTGACGAGCATCTCTTCTAGACAACTGGCATTTGATTTAAAAATTCCCCTAGAATTGCCAGAATACGCTTTAGAGATGGCACTCATGGCTCAAGAGATGGGGTTAGATGGGGCAGTTTGTTCGCCTCAAGAGGTAGCACAGTTAAGGCAAACTTGCAAAGATGATTTTTTGCTGGTTTGTCCGGGGGTACGACCAACTTGGGCAGAAAAAGGCGATCAAAAGCGATCGCTGACTCCAGCGCAAGCAATTCAAGCTGGTGCAAATTACCTAGTAATTGGTCGTCCCATCACTGCTGCTGCTGAGCCTGAGTTAGCCTGGAGAAGGATTTCTCAGGAGTTAACTACAGTTGCATGA
- a CDS encoding ATP-dependent helicase, which yields MSDDNFTATVTQESLSSQRSPIISLREKSLKIRNSLRPGQQQMADWQSGPLAVSAVPGAGKSTGMAAAAAIAIARQYESSTTSRSSSRRQIVVVTFTRSAAANIKAKIRQYLKDDLALPQTGFAVYTLHGLALNIATRHPDLSGLQLENVTLITPSQSHRFIRTAVEQWINHNLEHYLRLLEGHQFDGEETERLRRQSVLRTEVLPDLATTVIHEAKSSGILPEKLQEWSQQTTDEYAILRVAAGLYEQYQNIMRSREFIDYDDMILAALRVLENDSARRIEQNQVFAVFEDEAQDSSPLQTQLLEILASDLTGENEKDSSSNSTFNLVRVGDPNQAINSTFTPADPIYFRQFCEECDRLEKLATMDQAGRSTRIILEAANFALQWVNSFYGSQGKVDPERSRSRSVSQRKAKISPLPFRPQTILPVGLGDPQPNANPAPVGRGLEIYNPRDIHHTVELISQRVIELFAEDPTKISAAILVRENRQGRWLAEVLTPICKEHNITLYDVGERDRRSHIPQEILALLQFCDRPHSPDYLKAALEALVQRQLIPTQDLNALASLPEDFLYPGPLAPPQSEAVQKASHLCRSLLRARLELPLYQLISFLALVLNYDQAELATADKLAERVNQQIAGNSSMGAILSALSEIVSSERFEPVETEDLEARYTRTNQLTIITMHKAKGLDWDYVFIPFLHENLIPGRFWIPPQSQFLGDFTLSEVARAQIRAALHGELEIPDVAQAWEQSKHLKTAEEYRLLYVAMTRAKKLLWMSAAQKAPFTWSKPENLQEQAPCPVFGALKRQFPECVVTDIFVKLKIKNEYSVKK from the coding sequence ATGTCAGATGATAATTTTACCGCTACTGTGACTCAAGAATCTCTATCATCTCAGCGATCGCCTATTATTTCTCTGCGGGAGAAGAGTTTAAAAATTCGCAATAGCTTACGTCCAGGACAGCAGCAAATGGCTGACTGGCAATCTGGGCCTTTGGCTGTTTCTGCGGTTCCTGGAGCTGGCAAATCTACGGGAATGGCAGCGGCGGCGGCGATCGCGATCGCTCGTCAGTATGAAAGTTCTACTACATCGCGCTCGTCTTCTCGCCGTCAAATTGTCGTTGTGACTTTTACTCGCTCTGCTGCTGCCAATATTAAAGCAAAAATCCGCCAATATTTAAAAGATGATTTAGCTTTACCTCAGACAGGTTTTGCTGTTTATACTCTGCATGGTTTGGCATTAAATATTGCTACTCGTCACCCTGATTTATCGGGTTTACAGTTAGAAAATGTCACATTAATCACGCCTAGTCAAAGCCACCGCTTCATTCGCACAGCCGTAGAACAGTGGATTAATCACAATCTAGAGCATTATTTACGTTTGTTAGAAGGTCATCAATTTGATGGAGAAGAAACAGAAAGATTACGCCGCCAATCGGTATTACGCACAGAAGTATTACCGGATTTAGCTACTACAGTTATTCATGAAGCTAAAAGTTCTGGTATCCTGCCAGAAAAGTTACAAGAGTGGAGTCAACAAACCACAGACGAATATGCAATTTTACGAGTAGCGGCGGGGTTGTATGAGCAATATCAAAATATCATGCGATCGCGTGAATTTATTGACTACGACGATATGATTTTAGCCGCGCTGCGCGTTCTGGAAAATGACAGTGCTAGACGCATTGAGCAAAACCAAGTTTTCGCCGTCTTTGAAGATGAAGCCCAAGATTCTAGCCCTCTACAGACACAGCTATTAGAGATTTTGGCGAGTGATTTAACAGGGGAAAATGAAAAAGATTCTTCTTCTAACTCAACATTCAATTTAGTACGAGTAGGCGACCCAAACCAAGCAATTAATTCGACTTTTACCCCAGCTGATCCAATTTATTTTCGGCAATTTTGTGAAGAGTGCGATCGCCTAGAAAAATTAGCCACAATGGATCAAGCTGGTCGCAGTACTAGAATTATTCTAGAAGCTGCTAACTTTGCTTTGCAATGGGTCAATAGCTTTTATGGCAGTCAAGGAAAAGTTGACCCTGAGCGCAGTCGTTCGCGTAGCGTCTCGCAGAGAAAGGCCAAAATTTCTCCTCTTCCCTTCCGTCCTCAAACAATTCTTCCTGTTGGTCTTGGTGATCCTCAACCCAATGCTAACCCAGCGCCCGTAGGCAGGGGATTAGAAATTTATAATCCTCGTGATATTCATCACACAGTTGAATTGATTTCTCAAAGGGTAATTGAGTTATTTGCTGAAGACCCGACAAAAATTAGTGCGGCAATTTTAGTTAGAGAAAATCGTCAAGGTCGGTGGTTAGCAGAGGTTCTGACTCCGATATGCAAAGAGCATAATATTACACTTTACGATGTTGGAGAACGCGATCGCCGTTCCCATATTCCCCAAGAAATTTTAGCATTATTGCAATTTTGCGATCGTCCTCATTCCCCTGATTACCTCAAAGCTGCCCTAGAAGCCTTAGTACAGCGTCAATTGATTCCTACCCAAGACCTCAACGCCTTGGCTAGTCTACCAGAAGATTTTTTGTATCCTGGCCCTTTGGCTCCACCCCAGTCAGAAGCAGTCCAAAAAGCCTCTCATTTATGTCGGAGTTTACTCCGCGCTCGATTAGAACTACCTCTATATCAACTAATTTCTTTCCTGGCTTTGGTGTTAAATTACGACCAAGCAGAACTTGCAACCGCTGACAAACTAGCAGAACGAGTCAATCAGCAAATAGCTGGTAACAGTTCAATGGGAGCAATATTGTCAGCTTTAAGTGAAATAGTCAGTTCCGAAAGATTTGAACCAGTAGAAACAGAAGACTTAGAAGCACGTTATACCCGTACTAATCAACTGACCATTATTACCATGCACAAAGCCAAAGGGCTAGATTGGGACTATGTTTTCATTCCCTTTCTGCATGAAAATTTGATTCCTGGTAGGTTTTGGATTCCTCCCCAAAGCCAGTTTTTAGGTGACTTTACTTTATCAGAAGTAGCTCGCGCTCAAATTCGCGCTGCTCTCCACGGTGAATTAGAAATACCAGATGTTGCCCAAGCATGGGAACAATCCAAACACCTAAAAACCGCTGAAGAGTATCGTTTGCTTTATGTTGCTATGACACGGGCAAAAAAATTATTGTGGATGTCTGCGGCACAGAAAGCACCTTTTACCTGGAGTAAACCGGAGAATTTACAAGAGCAAGCCCCTTGTCCTGTATTTGGGGCATTAAAACGGCAGTTTCCTGAATGCGTAGTTACTGATATTTTCGTGAAATTAAAAATTAAAAATGAATACAGCGTCAAGAAATAA
- the ispG gene encoding (E)-4-hydroxy-3-methylbut-2-enyl-diphosphate synthase, protein MQTLPTFTTSNTTAEQPTIDTTIKRRKTRPVKVGNITIGGGYPVVVQSMINEDTLDIDGSVAAIRRLHEIGCEIVRVTVPSMAHAKVMAEIKQKLNKTYQDVPIVADVHHNGMKIALEVAKHIEKVRINPGLYVFEKPNSNRSEYTKAEFDEIGEKIRETLAPLVVSLRDQDKAMRIGVNHGSLAERMLFTYGDTPEGMVESALEFIRICESLDFRNLVISMKASRVPVMVAAYRLMAQRLDELGMNYPLHLGVTEAGDGEYGRIKSTAGIATLLADGIGDTIRVSLTEPPEKEIPVCYSILQALGLRKTMVEYVACPSCGRTLFNLEEVLHQVREATKHLTGLDIAVMGCIVNGPGEMADADYGYVGKTPGYISLYRGREEIKKVPETQGVEELINLIKTDGRWVDP, encoded by the coding sequence ATGCAAACTCTGCCGACTTTTACAACTTCCAATACCACAGCAGAACAACCCACCATTGATACCACTATCAAGCGGCGCAAAACTCGCCCCGTAAAAGTGGGAAACATCACCATTGGAGGGGGCTATCCCGTTGTGGTGCAGTCAATGATTAATGAAGACACACTTGATATAGATGGTTCTGTTGCAGCTATTCGTCGTTTGCACGAAATTGGCTGTGAAATTGTCCGCGTCACAGTGCCAAGCATGGCTCACGCTAAAGTGATGGCGGAAATTAAACAAAAATTAAATAAAACTTATCAAGACGTGCCAATTGTTGCCGATGTTCATCACAACGGTATGAAAATCGCCCTAGAAGTCGCCAAACACATAGAAAAAGTGCGAATTAATCCAGGGTTGTATGTATTTGAAAAACCCAACTCCAATAGAAGCGAATATACTAAAGCCGAATTTGATGAAATTGGTGAAAAAATCCGTGAAACTTTAGCACCTTTAGTAGTTTCTCTGCGAGATCAAGATAAAGCGATGCGAATTGGTGTAAATCACGGTTCTCTGGCTGAAAGAATGCTGTTTACCTACGGCGACACTCCAGAAGGAATGGTGGAATCTGCCCTAGAATTTATTCGCATTTGTGAATCTTTAGATTTCCGAAACTTGGTCATTTCGATGAAAGCCTCACGAGTACCCGTGATGGTAGCCGCTTATCGCTTAATGGCTCAGCGTTTAGATGAGCTGGGTATGAATTATCCTTTACATTTAGGCGTTACAGAAGCTGGTGATGGCGAATACGGACGTATTAAGTCTACGGCTGGTATTGCCACATTACTTGCCGATGGCATTGGCGATACAATCCGCGTGTCACTTACAGAACCACCAGAAAAAGAAATTCCCGTTTGCTATAGCATTTTGCAAGCTTTAGGATTGCGGAAAACAATGGTGGAGTACGTTGCTTGCCCTTCTTGTGGACGCACTTTGTTTAATTTAGAGGAAGTGTTACATCAAGTCCGGGAAGCCACCAAACATTTGACTGGATTAGATATAGCCGTCATGGGTTGCATTGTGAATGGCCCTGGAGAAATGGCAGATGCCGACTACGGTTATGTTGGTAAAACTCCTGGTTATATTTCCCTATATCGCGGCAGAGAAGAAATTAAAAAAGTCCCAGAAACCCAAGGAGTAGAAGAGTTGATTAACCTAATTAAAACAGACGGACGTTGGGTAGATCCATAA
- the tyrS gene encoding tyrosine--tRNA ligase, producing MTQNFSWLHRGIVEIFPQPTDADSESLEKYLETTNQPLRIKLGIDPTGADIHLGHSIPVRKLRTFQDAGHTAVLIIGDFTARIGDPTGKSEVRRQLTKAEVAQNAQTYLDQVRPILDFDTPGRLEVRYNSEWLSQLDLGEILELLSTMTVGQMLAKEGFAERYRKENPIFIHEFLYPLMQGYDSVAVKADVELGGTDQKFNLAVGRDLQRHFGQKPQFGLLLPILIGTDGVQKMSKSLGNYVGLSEHPAQKYQKLQGVPDNLLSQYFELLTDLPLDKLPENPRDRQMLLAWEVVKQYHGEQAANEAKEAAKTGGKEGSIPEFSLAEVSQFPAKLAYLLNATGLCKSTGEGKRKIQEGGVRLDGDRIHDVDTTFDLPSELQGRVLQVGKNKFVRLVL from the coding sequence ATGACGCAAAATTTTTCTTGGCTGCATCGCGGCATAGTAGAAATTTTCCCACAACCAACTGATGCTGACAGTGAAAGTTTAGAGAAGTACTTAGAAACTACAAACCAGCCTTTAAGGATCAAATTGGGAATCGACCCTACAGGTGCCGATATTCATCTTGGTCATAGCATACCAGTACGAAAACTGCGAACTTTTCAAGATGCAGGTCATACAGCAGTCCTAATTATTGGTGATTTTACAGCTCGAATTGGCGATCCGACAGGGAAATCTGAGGTGCGTCGTCAACTGACTAAAGCAGAAGTAGCACAAAATGCTCAGACTTACCTTGACCAAGTGCGACCTATCTTGGATTTTGACACACCAGGAAGGTTAGAGGTGCGTTATAACTCCGAATGGCTATCCCAGCTTGATTTAGGGGAAATTTTGGAGTTACTTTCCACGATGACAGTCGGGCAAATGTTAGCAAAAGAGGGATTCGCAGAACGTTATAGAAAAGAGAATCCTATTTTTATTCATGAGTTCCTATATCCGTTAATGCAGGGTTATGATTCTGTCGCTGTCAAGGCAGATGTGGAACTAGGAGGAACTGACCAAAAGTTTAACCTTGCTGTTGGGCGAGATTTACAACGTCATTTTGGGCAAAAGCCTCAATTTGGTTTACTATTACCTATTTTAATCGGCACAGACGGTGTGCAGAAAATGTCTAAGTCTTTGGGTAACTATGTAGGCTTGTCAGAACACCCTGCACAAAAATACCAGAAGTTACAAGGTGTGCCGGATAATCTGCTGTCACAGTATTTTGAACTGCTGACAGACTTACCTTTAGATAAATTACCAGAAAACCCCCGCGATCGCCAGATGCTTTTAGCTTGGGAAGTTGTCAAACAGTATCACGGCGAACAAGCAGCCAATGAGGCGAAAGAAGCAGCAAAAACTGGTGGTAAAGAAGGTTCAATCCCAGAATTTTCTTTAGCTGAAGTATCGCAGTTTCCAGCTAAATTAGCTTATCTTCTTAATGCCACTGGTTTGTGTAAAAGTACTGGGGAAGGTAAGCGAAAAATTCAAGAAGGTGGAGTACGCTTAGATGGGGATCGCATTCATGATGTTGATACTACTTTCGATCTACCCAGCGAATTACAGGGGCGAGTGCTGCAAGTCGGTAAAAACAAGTTTGTTCGACTTGTACTTTAA
- the ctpC gene encoding carboxyl-terminal processing protease CtpC produces MVITKSRLVLGATAVTLSTIAVTSLGIHSRGQALFKASPKETVDEVWQIVNRQYVDGTFNQVDWQAVRKEYLNKSYSSQQEAYKSIREMLKKLDDPYTRFMDPEEFKNMQVDTSGELTGIGITISQDEKTKQLVVIAPIEDTPAFKAGILAKDEITQINGKSTKGMDTNQAVSLIRGEAGTTVNLTIQRSGQTKQFQIKRARIEIHPVKYSQKQTPAGKLGYIRLNQFSANAGKEMQNAIKDLESKKVAGYILDLRGNPGGLLFSSVEIARMWLNSGTIVSTIDRQGEQEKEVANGRALTTKPLVVLVDKGSASASEILSGALQDNKRATLVGTQTFGKGLVQSVRPLDDGSGLAVTIAKYHTPSGKDINKHGVDPDVKVDLTDAQRQDLWLRERDKLATLADPQFAKAVEVIGKQIAARGLTSAEKN; encoded by the coding sequence ATGGTGATTACAAAAAGTAGACTTGTTTTGGGTGCTACGGCAGTGACACTCTCCACGATTGCTGTTACTAGTCTAGGCATCCACTCGCGAGGTCAGGCTTTATTTAAAGCAAGTCCCAAGGAAACGGTAGACGAAGTTTGGCAAATTGTTAACCGCCAATACGTAGATGGTACTTTTAACCAAGTAGATTGGCAGGCTGTTCGTAAGGAGTACTTGAACAAGTCTTACAGTAGTCAGCAAGAAGCTTATAAATCCATTCGGGAAATGCTGAAAAAGCTGGATGATCCCTACACCCGGTTTATGGACCCAGAGGAATTTAAAAATATGCAGGTGGATACCTCTGGAGAACTCACAGGTATTGGGATCACAATCAGTCAAGATGAAAAAACCAAGCAGTTAGTTGTAATTGCACCAATTGAGGATACACCAGCATTTAAGGCGGGAATCCTGGCAAAGGATGAAATTACCCAAATTAACGGGAAAAGCACTAAGGGGATGGATACTAACCAAGCAGTATCTTTGATCCGAGGTGAAGCAGGAACGACAGTAAACCTGACAATTCAGCGCAGCGGCCAAACAAAACAGTTTCAAATCAAACGAGCGCGAATTGAAATTCATCCAGTTAAGTATTCGCAAAAACAAACGCCAGCAGGTAAGCTTGGCTACATTCGCCTCAACCAGTTCAGTGCTAATGCTGGTAAGGAAATGCAAAACGCCATCAAAGATTTAGAAAGCAAAAAGGTAGCTGGCTATATCCTAGATTTGCGTGGTAATCCTGGTGGTCTACTTTTCTCTAGTGTAGAAATTGCCCGGATGTGGCTAAATAGCGGCACAATTGTCTCTACTATTGATCGTCAAGGTGAACAAGAAAAAGAAGTAGCAAACGGACGTGCTTTGACTACTAAACCATTGGTGGTATTGGTAGATAAAGGTTCAGCTAGTGCCAGTGAAATCCTCTCAGGAGCATTGCAAGATAATAAGCGTGCTACTTTAGTGGGTACTCAAACATTTGGCAAGGGATTGGTACAATCAGTACGTCCTTTGGATGATGGTTCAGGACTAGCGGTGACAATTGCTAAATATCATACGCCTAGTGGTAAAGATATTAACAAGCATGGAGTTGATCCAGATGTCAAAGTGGATTTGACCGATGCCCAGCGGCAAGATTTGTGGCTGCGAGAGCGTGATAAACTTGCTACCTTAGCAGATCCCCAATTCGCTAAAGCAGTAGAAGTAATCGGAAAACAAATTGCAGCTAGAGGACTCACCAGCGCCGAAAAAAATTAA
- a CDS encoding glycosyltransferase family 39 protein, which produces MTNPRHYLSLAGAIALGAILRFWHLDLKPLWMDEVITAIFSLGKNYHDLPLNVAFPLERVQELFTFQPGVSCDQIAENVANGSTHPPLFFCGMYRWLGWMTPLGSEWVEKLRSLPALFGIGAIMAIYGVNRTAFSPKSGIIAALIMAVSPFAVYLSQEARHYTMPMFLITLSLLGLIQIQRNIFDGQRLRIWVWILWTIINSVSFYVHYFCVLAFVAEIATLFILISYGKAKITNQRQIWLILILSTSAVVISFVPWLLVTWHHFQSSETNWLPSPNFIAPLYQTLISWVLMIIALPVENQPPLITAICGLLMVSFAIWIGRQVLKGLKILWLKNTTHLATFTLLSFTIFIILQFLAIVYLFKKDITAVPRYAFVYYPSFCALLAASINTSKSSKFIVSSIGLISCLFIVNNLAFQKPFQPEKVAHNINLEPAIPVMLVIGYSNNQDIALGLSFALALEKLRSYTSTSIIHSDSLVLLDKKPNLSVLWNKLAQMPVPKISKLNLWIVGPGMRRRDYPKQVALSRQTTCNIDSTHHYRIGIPYQLYRCNNANFR; this is translated from the coding sequence ATGACAAATCCCAGACATTATCTAAGTTTAGCTGGGGCGATCGCCCTGGGTGCTATTTTGCGCTTTTGGCATTTAGACTTAAAACCTCTGTGGATGGATGAGGTAATTACTGCAATTTTTAGTTTAGGTAAAAATTATCACGATTTACCTTTGAATGTAGCCTTTCCTCTAGAACGGGTGCAAGAACTTTTTACATTCCAGCCTGGAGTAAGTTGTGATCAAATTGCCGAAAATGTTGCTAATGGTTCTACCCATCCGCCGCTGTTTTTTTGTGGAATGTATAGATGGTTGGGGTGGATGACTCCCTTGGGTTCAGAGTGGGTAGAAAAATTGCGATCGCTACCAGCTTTATTTGGTATCGGTGCGATCATGGCAATTTATGGTGTCAATCGTACTGCCTTTTCCCCTAAGTCTGGAATTATTGCAGCATTAATTATGGCTGTTTCGCCTTTTGCTGTGTACCTTTCCCAAGAAGCACGACACTATACCATGCCTATGTTCCTAATTACTTTATCATTATTAGGACTCATACAAATTCAGCGAAATATTTTTGACGGGCAACGCTTAAGAATTTGGGTTTGGATTTTATGGACGATTATTAATAGTGTCAGTTTTTATGTTCACTACTTTTGTGTGCTGGCTTTCGTTGCTGAAATTGCTACATTATTTATATTAATATCCTATGGTAAAGCAAAAATCACAAACCAACGTCAAATCTGGCTTATTCTTATTCTATCAACCAGTGCAGTAGTAATTAGCTTTGTTCCTTGGTTATTAGTAACATGGCATCATTTTCAAAGTTCGGAAACTAATTGGTTGCCTTCTCCTAACTTTATTGCACCCCTATATCAAACTCTAATTAGTTGGGTACTGATGATAATTGCCTTACCTGTGGAAAATCAGCCTCCACTAATTACAGCTATTTGTGGATTATTAATGGTGAGTTTTGCGATTTGGATAGGGCGGCAAGTATTGAAAGGTTTAAAAATATTGTGGTTAAAAAATACAACTCATTTAGCGACATTTACACTTTTAAGTTTCACTATTTTTATTATCTTGCAATTTTTGGCGATTGTTTATTTATTCAAAAAAGATATTACTGCTGTTCCCCGCTACGCCTTTGTTTACTATCCTAGCTTTTGCGCTCTTCTCGCAGCCAGTATTAACACAAGTAAAAGTTCTAAATTCATAGTTTCATCTATTGGCTTAATTAGTTGTCTTTTTATAGTTAATAATTTAGCTTTTCAAAAGCCATTCCAGCCCGAAAAAGTCGCTCACAACATCAATTTAGAACCTGCCATACCAGTGATGTTAGTGATAGGATACAGTAATAATCAAGATATAGCTTTGGGATTGAGTTTTGCTTTGGCATTAGAAAAACTTAGGAGTTATACAAGTACATCTATAATTCACTCCGATAGTTTGGTTTTATTAGATAAAAAACCTAATTTATCTGTTTTATGGAACAAACTTGCTCAAATGCCTGTACCAAAAATATCTAAATTGAATTTATGGATAGTTGGCCCTGGAATGAGAAGACGAGATTATCCAAAGCAAGTAGCGCTTTCTAGGCAAACTACCTGCAATATAGATTCTACACACCACTATCGTATAGGTATTCCCTATCAGCTTTATCGGTGCAATAATGCTAATTTTCGCTAA